Proteins encoded together in one Schumannella luteola window:
- a CDS encoding sortase, protein MSVIEAPAPASPAGGVPVEAPPAQPGYTAYPPVPRPPRRVPKPPVLLAPLSPAQAVSRSVIITAVLLLFAFLLQVVVLSQLQHLESQQRLRDAFRAQLAAGTAPVSEADYTGKMLRSTSPVGILSIPQIGVNEVLVEGTDSDTLKTGAGHRRDTPLPGQPGVSVLIGRAAAYGGPFSHIQELAPGDRFTVRTGQGSSTFEVIGVRYAGDPTPAALARGGSRLVLQSARGPAFAPNGVVYVDARLVSPVMDAGARWTTTGALPPEERALQADTREVWSLVFALQFLLAAHLGAVWARRRVGSRKTWLVGAPVVALAVLLAADRIVPLLPNVL, encoded by the coding sequence ATGAGCGTGATCGAGGCCCCCGCTCCCGCGTCACCTGCCGGCGGGGTGCCGGTCGAGGCGCCGCCCGCCCAACCCGGATACACCGCGTACCCGCCCGTGCCGCGACCCCCGCGCCGCGTGCCGAAGCCGCCCGTGCTGCTCGCCCCGCTGTCGCCCGCGCAGGCCGTGTCGCGCAGCGTGATCATCACCGCGGTGCTCCTGCTCTTCGCCTTCCTGCTCCAGGTGGTCGTGCTCTCGCAGCTGCAGCACCTCGAGTCGCAGCAGCGCCTCCGCGACGCCTTCCGCGCGCAGCTCGCCGCCGGCACCGCGCCGGTCAGCGAAGCCGACTACACCGGCAAGATGCTGCGCTCGACCTCGCCGGTCGGCATCCTCTCGATCCCGCAGATCGGGGTGAACGAGGTGCTCGTCGAGGGCACCGACTCCGACACCCTCAAGACCGGCGCCGGCCACCGCCGCGACACCCCGCTGCCGGGCCAGCCCGGTGTCAGCGTGCTCATCGGGCGCGCGGCGGCGTACGGCGGACCGTTCTCGCACATCCAGGAGCTCGCCCCCGGCGACCGCTTCACGGTGCGCACCGGCCAGGGCAGCAGCACCTTCGAGGTCATCGGCGTGCGCTATGCCGGCGACCCGACGCCGGCCGCGCTGGCCCGCGGCGGCAGCCGGCTCGTGCTGCAGAGCGCCCGCGGTCCCGCCTTCGCGCCGAACGGCGTCGTCTACGTGGATGCGCGCCTCGTCAGCCCGGTGATGGATGCGGGCGCCCGCTGGACCACCACGGGAGCGCTGCCTCCGGAGGAGCGCGCGCTGCAGGCCGACACCCGCGAGGTCTGGAGCCTGGTCTTCGCCCTGCAGTTCCTGCTCGCCGCTCACCTGGGCGCCGTCTGGGCTCGCCGCCGCGTCGGCAGCCGCAAGACCTGGCTCGTCGGAGCCCCCGTCGTCGCACTCGCCGTGCTGCTCGCCGCCGATCGCATCGTGCCGCTGCTGCCGAACGTGCTCTGA
- a CDS encoding substrate-binding domain-containing protein → MKIKKIAAFAAVAAVAVAGSALVAPAFAEPVSNSYVLVGSDTLQDSANALINGTDISGSLVRVTTGNGATLGSFDAFGSPAVQTKPNGAFFGRPGGSGAGVTALRASITGVNYSATTSPNVKAVAITNQVDIARSSSAPGSNANADGKLLYYPFARDAVGYAYKGGNASWANLSAAQLRQIYDGTLTNVGGADIKPRLPQTASGTRSFFLGALGYTAVNSVYSAPAVNDNGNVTAENDATVLNAGEIIPFSVASWVAQANGVSGVNSTTGASLGSAVTGVVPVTGTAPALEANPTYYADAKFGRDTFLVVERSRVQQNFTGGRGNYDATLARLFDPTNPRSLINYGSTPNSAGAVKTAYGFLPTANTTPQPAFVTL, encoded by the coding sequence TTGAAGATCAAGAAGATCGCGGCCTTCGCCGCGGTCGCTGCGGTGGCCGTCGCCGGCTCCGCGCTCGTCGCCCCCGCCTTCGCGGAGCCGGTCTCGAACAGCTATGTGCTGGTCGGTTCCGACACGCTGCAGGATTCCGCCAACGCTCTCATCAACGGCACCGACATCTCCGGCTCGCTCGTGCGCGTCACCACCGGAAACGGCGCCACGCTCGGCTCGTTCGACGCGTTCGGATCCCCTGCGGTCCAGACCAAGCCCAACGGCGCCTTCTTCGGCCGTCCCGGTGGCTCCGGCGCGGGAGTCACCGCTCTGCGCGCCTCGATCACCGGCGTCAACTACTCCGCCACGACCAGCCCGAACGTGAAGGCCGTCGCGATCACCAATCAGGTCGACATCGCGCGCTCCTCGAGTGCGCCCGGCTCGAACGCCAATGCTGACGGCAAGCTCCTCTACTACCCGTTCGCGCGTGACGCGGTGGGCTACGCCTACAAGGGCGGCAATGCGTCGTGGGCCAACCTCAGCGCTGCCCAGCTCCGTCAGATCTATGACGGCACCCTGACCAACGTCGGCGGCGCTGACATCAAGCCTCGCCTTCCTCAGACGGCTTCGGGCACCCGCAGCTTCTTCCTGGGTGCCCTCGGCTACACCGCGGTCAACAGCGTCTACAGCGCGCCGGCCGTGAACGACAACGGCAACGTCACGGCCGAGAACGACGCGACCGTGCTCAACGCCGGCGAGATCATCCCCTTCTCGGTGGCGAGCTGGGTCGCTCAGGCCAACGGCGTCTCGGGTGTCAACAGCACCACCGGCGCGTCGCTGGGCAGCGCGGTCACCGGCGTCGTCCCCGTGACCGGCACCGCTCCGGCGCTCGAGGCGAACCCGACCTACTACGCCGACGCGAAGTTCGGTCGTGACACCTTCCTGGTCGTCGAGCGCTCGCGCGTCCAGCAGAACTTCACGGGCGGCCGCGGCAACTACGACGCGACGCTCGCGCGTCTGTTCGACCCGACCAACCCGCGCAGCCTGATCAACTACGGCTCGACTCCGAACAGCGCCGGCGCGGTCAAGACCGCCTACGGCTTCCTCCCGACGGCGAACACCACGCCGCAGCCCGCGTTCGTCACGCTCTGA
- the pstA gene encoding phosphate ABC transporter permease PstA: MTLQQVDPQLLLEEIRAEMEPELPAPTRPVRPAPRVPPRTSIPDLTDVPEPPRRGLGKSTLAAKFDAIGSIVAAICFTALIYWWFSPLTGAFGALVIGYVVFLGFYALLVAIGSDRRAVTDRLMTVLMISAGVVLFTALVFVVGFTLVRGSDALGHLNFFTQTMEFAGPLDPLTDGGILHAILGTLIQISIALVITVPLGILTAVFLNEVGGRFARFVRTISDAMTALPSIVAGLFVYAAIVQLVTHQRSGFAASMAITVMMLPIVIRASDVVLRLVAGNLREASYALGANRWKTVWHVVLPTARSGLVTAVILGTARGIGETSPVLLTSGVTAVMNLNPFSGPMISLPLQVFEFVKSPEPTMIARGFGTAAALVLLVLLLFLVARVIGGRPPGVQSTGERRRAAQRSRDDLERMTSAAAAVSLASVSAHVVATEFDPLPFEPEAEPDPGSDAAIEAELGAVPPAVPAAEPATSSAASPDTASPSSTAASPDTASDSEETPR, translated from the coding sequence ATGACACTGCAGCAGGTCGACCCGCAGCTCCTCCTCGAGGAGATCCGCGCCGAGATGGAGCCCGAGCTCCCCGCCCCGACGCGCCCGGTGCGCCCGGCGCCGCGCGTCCCCCCGCGCACGAGCATCCCCGATCTGACGGATGTGCCCGAGCCGCCGCGACGCGGGCTCGGCAAGTCGACGCTGGCGGCGAAGTTCGACGCGATCGGCTCGATCGTCGCCGCGATCTGCTTCACCGCGCTCATCTACTGGTGGTTCAGCCCGCTGACCGGCGCCTTCGGCGCGCTCGTCATCGGCTACGTCGTCTTCCTCGGCTTCTACGCCCTGCTGGTCGCGATCGGCAGCGATCGCCGCGCCGTCACCGACCGCCTCATGACGGTGCTGATGATCAGCGCCGGCGTCGTGCTGTTCACGGCGCTCGTCTTCGTCGTCGGCTTCACGCTCGTGCGCGGCTCCGACGCGCTCGGCCACCTGAACTTCTTCACGCAGACGATGGAGTTCGCCGGCCCGCTCGACCCGCTGACCGACGGCGGCATCCTGCACGCGATCCTCGGCACGCTCATCCAGATCAGCATCGCCCTCGTGATCACGGTGCCCCTCGGCATCCTCACCGCGGTGTTCCTCAACGAGGTCGGCGGGCGCTTCGCGCGGTTCGTGCGCACGATCTCGGATGCGATGACCGCGCTGCCCTCGATCGTCGCCGGTCTCTTCGTCTACGCCGCGATCGTGCAGCTGGTCACGCACCAGCGCTCGGGCTTCGCCGCGTCGATGGCGATCACTGTGATGATGCTGCCGATCGTCATCCGCGCCTCCGATGTGGTGCTGCGCCTCGTCGCCGGCAATCTGCGCGAAGCCTCGTACGCGCTCGGCGCGAACCGCTGGAAGACGGTGTGGCACGTCGTGCTGCCGACGGCCCGCTCGGGTCTCGTGACCGCCGTCATCCTCGGAACCGCGCGCGGCATCGGCGAGACCTCGCCCGTGCTGCTGACCTCGGGCGTCACCGCGGTGATGAACCTCAACCCCTTCAGCGGGCCGATGATCTCGCTGCCGCTGCAGGTCTTCGAGTTCGTGAAGTCGCCCGAGCCGACCATGATCGCCCGCGGATTCGGAACCGCCGCCGCGCTCGTGCTGCTCGTGCTGCTGCTGTTCCTCGTCGCCCGCGTCATCGGCGGGCGCCCGCCGGGCGTGCAGTCGACCGGCGAGCGCCGCCGTGCCGCGCAGCGCTCGCGTGACGACCTCGAGCGGATGACGTCGGCCGCGGCCGCCGTGTCGCTCGCGTCGGTCTCGGCGCACGTCGTCGCCACCGAGTTCGACCCGCTGCCGTTCGAGCCGGAGGCGGAGCCCGACCCGGGTTCCGACGCGGCCATCGAGGCGGAGCTGGGCGCCGTGCCGCCGGCCGTGCCCGCCGCAGAGCCCGCGACCAGCAGCGCTGCATCACCCGACACCGCATCGCCATCCAGCACAGCCGCATCACCCGACACCGCATCCGACTCCGAGGAGACCCCGCGATGA
- the pstS gene encoding phosphate ABC transporter substrate-binding protein PstS, translated as MIRTTARRLVAAAISTVALAALISVGSGATGPAHAASYVAISGSGSTWSQNALDQWRRNVATNYGMQVNYNGTGSSAGRTDFINGTVDYAVSEIPFQTVPDVPGAQPENPEAGSFAYMPIVAGGTSFMYNLKIGGKRVTNLRLSGDTITKIFTNQITNWNDKAIAADNPGLAMPNKAITPVVRSDGSGSTAQFTLWMAKQYQSQWSAFSGRSGLTSQYPVKGAIKAQNGSLGVAGYVSQSYGEGAITYVEYSYAMKSGFPVAKVLNASGYYVEPTAASVAVALMQAGINSDLTQNLDGVYTNGDPRNYPLSSYSYMIVPLKVRGIFTEQKGTTLGTFASYMLCEGQQQASALGYSPLPMNLVKAGFTQIARIPGAAGVNVDINKCNNPTFKPGQSERDNVLAQTAPQPAACDKKGPDQCTTGTAGAKTDTAVSGSGKGGSASGAGGGASGSGGSGGAASGAGGDGATTGDGAGAAGGEAQYDENGQLVSSTNAGAVSKPYELPSDGFGGPQIAMVIGVLLLVGAVVLPPLLSRRMRTADRRHGS; from the coding sequence ATGATCCGCACGACCGCCCGGCGCCTCGTCGCCGCCGCGATCTCCACCGTGGCGCTCGCCGCGCTGATCTCGGTCGGCTCCGGGGCGACCGGCCCCGCGCACGCCGCGAGCTACGTCGCGATCTCGGGCTCCGGCTCGACCTGGTCGCAGAACGCCCTCGACCAGTGGCGCCGCAACGTCGCCACCAACTACGGCATGCAGGTGAACTACAACGGCACCGGCTCGTCGGCCGGCCGCACCGACTTCATCAACGGCACCGTCGACTATGCGGTGAGCGAGATCCCGTTCCAGACCGTGCCCGACGTCCCCGGCGCGCAGCCCGAGAACCCCGAGGCGGGCAGCTTCGCCTACATGCCGATCGTCGCGGGCGGCACGTCGTTCATGTACAACCTCAAGATCGGCGGCAAGCGCGTCACCAACCTGCGCCTGTCGGGCGACACGATCACGAAGATCTTCACCAACCAGATCACCAACTGGAACGACAAGGCGATCGCGGCCGACAACCCGGGTCTCGCGATGCCGAACAAGGCGATCACGCCGGTCGTGCGCTCCGACGGCTCGGGTTCGACGGCGCAGTTCACGCTCTGGATGGCGAAGCAGTACCAGTCGCAGTGGTCCGCCTTCTCGGGCCGCAGCGGTCTCACCTCGCAGTACCCCGTGAAGGGCGCGATCAAGGCGCAGAACGGCTCGCTCGGCGTCGCCGGCTACGTCAGCCAGAGCTACGGCGAGGGCGCGATCACCTACGTCGAGTACAGCTACGCGATGAAGTCCGGTTTCCCGGTCGCGAAGGTGCTCAACGCCTCCGGCTACTACGTCGAGCCGACCGCCGCCTCCGTCGCCGTCGCGCTCATGCAGGCCGGCATCAACAGCGATCTGACCCAGAACCTCGACGGCGTCTACACGAACGGCGACCCGCGCAACTACCCGCTGTCGAGCTACAGCTACATGATCGTGCCGCTCAAGGTGCGGGGCATCTTCACCGAGCAGAAGGGCACCACGCTCGGCACCTTCGCGAGTTACATGCTCTGCGAGGGTCAGCAGCAGGCCTCGGCGCTCGGCTACTCGCCGCTGCCGATGAACCTGGTGAAGGCTGGATTCACGCAGATCGCCCGCATCCCCGGCGCCGCGGGCGTCAACGTCGACATCAACAAGTGCAACAACCCGACCTTCAAGCCCGGTCAGAGCGAGCGTGACAACGTGCTCGCGCAGACCGCGCCGCAGCCGGCCGCCTGCGACAAGAAGGGGCCGGATCAGTGCACGACCGGCACCGCGGGCGCCAAGACCGACACCGCGGTCAGCGGCTCGGGCAAGGGCGGTTCGGCGTCGGGCGCCGGCGGCGGCGCGAGCGGATCGGGCGGATCGGGCGGCGCCGCTTCGGGCGCCGGCGGTGACGGCGCGACGACCGGCGACGGCGCGGGTGCGGCCGGGGGCGAGGCTCAGTACGACGAGAACGGCCAGCTGGTCAGCAGCACCAACGCGGGTGCCGTGTCGAAGCCCTACGAGCTGCCCTCCGACGGCTTCGGCGGACCGCAGATCGCCATGGTGATCGGCGTGCTGCTGCTCGTCGGCGCCGTCGTGCTGCCGCCGCTGCTGTCACGGCGGATGCGTACCGCCGACCGCCGCCACGGGAGCTGA
- a CDS encoding fumarylacetoacetate hydrolase family protein, with protein sequence MRVARFSTGDDDPRFGVIDDDDIVVLKADPMFAGYETTGERVPLADARLLAPVIPRSKVVCVGMNYGAHAKSMDWDTDGDPLIFLKPNTAVVGPGDPIRIPPVEGRIVHEGELAVVIGRVAKQVKAADWQSIVFGYTIANDVSARDQMFADGQWARAKGYDTFCPLGPWIDTEIDPSDLQITTYVDGEQRRSGRTSEMLHKLPELIEFITDVWTLLPGDVIVTGTPDGLGSFEHGQTVDIDIEGLGRLSNPALNRDPR encoded by the coding sequence GTGAGAGTCGCGCGCTTCAGCACCGGAGACGACGACCCGCGTTTCGGAGTCATCGATGACGACGACATCGTCGTCCTCAAGGCCGACCCGATGTTCGCGGGCTACGAGACGACGGGAGAGCGCGTCCCCCTCGCGGATGCTCGCCTTCTGGCGCCGGTCATCCCGCGCTCGAAGGTCGTCTGCGTCGGCATGAACTACGGCGCCCACGCGAAGTCGATGGACTGGGACACCGACGGCGACCCGCTCATCTTCCTCAAGCCGAACACCGCGGTGGTCGGCCCTGGCGACCCGATCCGCATCCCGCCGGTGGAGGGGCGCATCGTGCACGAGGGCGAGCTCGCCGTCGTGATCGGCCGCGTCGCCAAGCAGGTCAAGGCCGCCGACTGGCAGTCGATCGTCTTCGGCTACACGATCGCGAACGACGTCTCGGCCCGCGACCAGATGTTCGCCGACGGCCAGTGGGCGCGCGCGAAGGGCTACGACACCTTCTGCCCGCTCGGCCCGTGGATCGACACCGAGATCGACCCGAGCGACCTGCAGATCACGACCTACGTCGATGGCGAGCAGCGCCGCAGCGGCCGCACGAGCGAGATGCTGCACAAGCTGCCCGAGCTCATCGAATTCATCACCGACGTGTGGACGCTGCTGCCCGGCGACGTCATCGTCACCGGAACCCCCGACGGTCTCGGCAGCTTCGAGCACGGCCAGACGGTCGACATCGACATCGAGGGCCTCGGCCGTCTCTCCAACCCGGCGCTGAACCGCGACCCGCGCTGA
- a CDS encoding protein kinase domain-containing protein yields the protein MSSPADPSMSSDAGSSSSADPDLIGGYRLGELSGSGATASVFAATHVATGERAALKVLHPHLSVRAIDRERFLAGAQHRVAHPNVIAIRGAGEQRSGETVVCWIALDWADGEPLARRLRRAALAPIEVRELADGLLSALSAVHASGLVHRDVSTSNVLVPASGPVRAADVQLIDVDRLAWSGEASLGDDVLGLDPTAEPDGDVDRGAGSEPESRTAPRVVANPDFAAPEQLAGLPLDRRGDLFSAAAVLFAAATGLPPYRGARRDALLAGGVLTPPIASVDGADVPIEVDRVLAEALSASPLRRPRDAEELRRRMVDALASLGPIADASAGPAGATDTSGRTAGPLGRTATGIGPATGADAPTRVLDAGGAPVASGASAGAAATGAAASRDARTEIVQRRTRPIATAGSTSAACLGAGAERAASTAAPSGTDPTSSGAAHPVGSPARGRGGLIAAVAILLGVAGIATLPALADAGGGRDSVREHGTISASPTASASASARPTRAAQQPTAPTAALDVVLPDLAGMGLGEATSRLAELGLAVGVVSESDSPQAQSTVLSAPATAVAGSRVDLVVASGRNRVPEVSGLTVAAAQDALTAAGFGSNVTGAAAGSGSGSGSGSGGSTGAGTGDSGTALVATGTSPIAGTSVAIGTVIELRVTSRAPSASPSPARPSPSPSAARGPS from the coding sequence GTGAGCTCGCCCGCGGACCCGAGCATGTCGTCGGATGCGGGATCCTCGTCCTCGGCGGATCCCGACCTGATCGGCGGCTACCGCCTGGGCGAGCTGAGCGGCAGCGGTGCGACGGCATCCGTCTTCGCGGCGACGCACGTCGCGACGGGGGAGCGGGCGGCGCTGAAGGTGCTGCATCCCCACCTCTCCGTGCGCGCGATCGACCGCGAGCGCTTCCTCGCGGGAGCGCAGCACCGCGTCGCGCACCCGAACGTCATCGCGATCCGCGGAGCGGGGGAGCAGCGCTCGGGCGAGACGGTCGTCTGCTGGATCGCGCTCGACTGGGCCGACGGCGAGCCGCTCGCCCGGCGGCTGCGTCGCGCCGCGCTCGCGCCGATCGAGGTGCGCGAGCTCGCGGACGGGCTGCTCTCCGCTCTCTCTGCCGTGCACGCCTCGGGGCTGGTGCATCGCGACGTGTCGACCTCGAACGTGCTGGTGCCGGCATCCGGTCCCGTCCGCGCGGCCGACGTGCAGCTCATCGACGTCGATCGGCTGGCCTGGTCGGGCGAGGCGAGCCTCGGCGACGACGTGCTCGGGCTCGACCCGACGGCGGAGCCGGATGGCGACGTCGATCGGGGAGCGGGCTCGGAGCCCGAGTCGCGCACGGCGCCGCGCGTCGTCGCGAACCCCGACTTCGCCGCACCCGAGCAGCTCGCCGGCCTGCCGCTCGACCGCCGCGGCGACCTGTTCTCGGCGGCCGCGGTGCTCTTCGCCGCCGCGACCGGGCTCCCGCCCTACCGCGGAGCCCGGCGCGACGCCCTGCTGGCGGGCGGGGTGCTGACGCCGCCGATCGCCTCGGTCGACGGAGCTGACGTGCCGATCGAGGTGGATCGTGTGCTCGCCGAGGCGCTCTCCGCGTCGCCGCTGCGGCGTCCGCGCGACGCCGAGGAGCTGCGGCGGCGGATGGTGGATGCGCTCGCGAGCCTCGGTCCGATCGCAGACGCCTCGGCGGGGCCCGCAGGAGCGACCGACACGAGCGGACGGACGGCAGGACCCCTCGGGCGCACGGCGACCGGAATCGGGCCGGCGACCGGCGCGGACGCCCCGACACGCGTGCTCGACGCGGGCGGTGCGCCCGTGGCATCCGGGGCTTCAGCGGGCGCCGCCGCCACGGGCGCTGCGGCGTCGCGCGACGCGCGCACCGAGATCGTGCAGCGGCGCACCAGGCCGATCGCGACGGCAGGATCGACGAGCGCCGCCTGCCTCGGCGCCGGAGCCGAGCGCGCGGCATCCACCGCAGCGCCGTCCGGCACCGACCCGACCTCCTCGGGCGCCGCACACCCCGTCGGCTCGCCCGCCCGCGGTCGCGGCGGCCTCATCGCCGCCGTCGCCATCCTGCTCGGCGTCGCGGGCATCGCGACCCTGCCGGCGCTCGCCGACGCCGGCGGCGGCCGTGACTCGGTGCGCGAGCACGGCACGATCTCGGCGAGCCCCACAGCCTCGGCGAGCGCCTCCGCCCGGCCGACCCGGGCGGCGCAGCAGCCGACCGCGCCGACGGCGGCGCTCGACGTCGTGCTGCCCGATCTCGCCGGCATGGGTCTGGGCGAGGCCACCTCACGCCTGGCCGAGCTCGGGCTCGCGGTCGGCGTGGTGAGCGAGAGCGACTCGCCGCAGGCGCAGAGCACCGTGCTGAGCGCCCCGGCCACGGCCGTGGCGGGCTCGCGCGTCGACCTGGTCGTCGCCTCGGGCCGCAACCGGGTGCCCGAGGTCTCCGGTCTCACCGTCGCCGCCGCGCAGGACGCCCTGACCGCGGCCGGCTTCGGCTCGAACGTCACCGGCGCCGCAGCCGGGTCGGGCTCCGGCTCGGGCTCCGGCTCGGGCGGCAGCACCGGCGCCGGCACCGGCGACTCCGGCACGGCCCTCGTCGCCACCGGCACGAGCCCGATCGCGGGCACCTCGGTCGCGATCGGCACCGTCATCGAGCTGCGCGTCACGAGCCGTGCGCCCAGCGCGAGCCCGTCGCCGGCGCGCCCCTCGCCGTCCCCGTCAGCGGCCAGGGGGCCTTCATGA
- a CDS encoding phosphate ABC transporter ATP-binding protein: MLEARGITAWFGDHQVLDRVSLTMPAGQITSLIGPSGCGKSTFLRILNRMHELVPSASLAGEVLLDGDDIYEPQKRLTDARKAIGMVFQKPNPFPAMSIYDNVIAGLKLTGIRADRARKDFLVETSLQKAGLWKEVRDRLRAPGGGLSGGQQQRLCIARSLAVQPRVLLMDEPCSALDPTSTRVIEETMLELASEVTIVIVTHNMQQAQRVSSQCAFFLAGAGKPGGIVEHGATDAMFGDPQDERTADYVNGRFG, translated from the coding sequence ATGCTCGAAGCGCGCGGCATCACCGCCTGGTTCGGCGACCACCAGGTGCTCGATCGTGTCTCGCTCACCATGCCGGCCGGCCAGATCACCTCGCTGATCGGCCCGTCGGGATGCGGCAAGTCGACGTTCCTGCGCATCCTCAACCGCATGCACGAGCTGGTGCCCTCGGCGAGCCTCGCCGGTGAGGTGCTGCTCGACGGTGACGACATCTACGAGCCGCAGAAGCGCCTCACCGACGCCCGCAAGGCGATCGGCATGGTCTTCCAGAAGCCGAACCCCTTCCCGGCGATGTCGATCTACGACAACGTGATCGCCGGGCTCAAGCTCACCGGCATCCGGGCCGATCGCGCCCGCAAGGACTTCCTCGTCGAGACCTCGCTGCAGAAGGCGGGCCTCTGGAAGGAGGTGCGCGATCGTCTGCGCGCGCCCGGCGGCGGACTCTCCGGCGGCCAGCAGCAGCGTCTCTGCATCGCCCGCTCGCTCGCGGTCCAGCCGCGCGTGCTCCTCATGGACGAGCCCTGCTCGGCTCTCGACCCGACCTCGACCCGTGTGATCGAGGAGACGATGCTCGAGCTCGCCAGCGAGGTCACGATCGTCATCGTCACGCACAACATGCAGCAGGCGCAGCGCGTCTCGAGCCAGTGCGCGTTCTTCCTCGCCGGCGCCGGCAAGCCCGGCGGCATCGTCGAGCACGGGGCGACGGATGCGATGTTCGGCGACCCGCAGGACGAGCGCACCGCCGATTACGTCAACGGCCGCTTCGGCTGA
- the pstC gene encoding phosphate ABC transporter permease subunit PstC translates to MTAADIRPRSLRTRPSFADAVFRRTAFSAGGITVAIMLAVGLFLSLRGAQAIGAAGPSFLFEQQWSPETKHFGIAAVLFGTVTIAIVAMCVSVPLALGTALLISEIARGRLRGLLVTLVDLMAAVPSVVFGLWGLFFLQDNIIPVSRWLSTYVGWALPFLRVTDAQGHALSDDSAFTSSAFIAGIIVGLMVVPTQTSVMREAFSQAPVGEREGALALGATRWGMIRAVVLPFGRGGVIGATMLGLGRALGETIAVYMIISPLFSFNWEVLKTGGNSVSALIALRYGESSQFGLSALMAAGLALFLITLVINFGASLVVARSRSGAQTN, encoded by the coding sequence GTGACCGCCGCTGACATCCGCCCGCGCTCGCTGCGCACGCGTCCGTCGTTCGCCGACGCCGTCTTCCGCCGCACCGCTTTCTCGGCCGGGGGCATCACGGTCGCGATCATGCTCGCCGTCGGCCTGTTCCTGTCGCTGCGCGGTGCGCAGGCGATCGGCGCCGCCGGCCCGTCGTTCCTGTTCGAGCAGCAGTGGTCGCCCGAGACGAAGCACTTCGGCATCGCGGCGGTGCTCTTCGGCACGGTTACGATCGCGATCGTCGCGATGTGCGTGAGCGTTCCGCTCGCGCTCGGCACGGCGCTGCTGATCTCCGAGATCGCCCGCGGCCGGCTGCGCGGCCTGCTCGTCACGCTCGTCGACCTGATGGCCGCCGTGCCGAGTGTCGTGTTCGGGCTGTGGGGCCTGTTCTTCCTGCAGGACAACATCATCCCGGTGTCGCGCTGGCTCTCGACCTACGTCGGCTGGGCCCTGCCCTTCCTGCGGGTGACGGATGCGCAGGGTCACGCCCTCAGCGATGACAGCGCCTTCACCTCGTCGGCCTTCATCGCCGGCATCATCGTGGGCCTGATGGTCGTGCCGACGCAGACCTCGGTCATGCGCGAGGCCTTCTCGCAGGCGCCCGTCGGCGAGCGCGAAGGCGCCCTGGCGCTCGGCGCGACCCGCTGGGGCATGATCCGCGCGGTCGTGCTGCCCTTCGGCCGCGGCGGCGTGATCGGCGCGACCATGCTCGGACTGGGCCGTGCGCTCGGCGAGACGATCGCGGTCTACATGATCATCTCGCCGCTGTTCAGCTTCAACTGGGAGGTGCTGAAGACCGGCGGCAACTCGGTCTCGGCGCTGATCGCGCTGCGCTACGGCGAGTCGAGCCAGTTCGGCCTGTCGGCGCTCATGGCCGCGGGCCTCGCGCTGTTCCTCATCACCCTGGTGATCAACTTCGGCGCCTCGCTGGTCGTCGCCCGCTCGCGCTCCGGCGCCCAGACCAACTGA